In Microvenator marinus, one genomic interval encodes:
- a CDS encoding heavy-metal-associated domain-containing protein — MNESTKTLNVEGMTCKNCVKHVEEALNAVEGVQRALVDLEKKQVTVDFLSEVVNVAALEEAVRRAGYEVVEPQAEKPRTGCCCK; from the coding sequence ATGAATGAATCTACGAAAACGCTGAATGTCGAAGGAATGACCTGCAAGAATTGCGTAAAACATGTCGAGGAGGCGCTTAATGCGGTCGAGGGTGTCCAGCGAGCTTTGGTTGATCTTGAGAAAAAACAGGTCACGGTCGACTTCTTGTCGGAGGTCGTGAATGTGGCCGCGCTTGAGGAGGCCGTGCGTCGTGCCGGCTACGAGGTGGTCGAGCCGCAGGCAGAAAAGCCGCGCACGGGCTGTTGTTGTAAGTGA
- a CDS encoding CPXCG motif-containing cysteine-rich protein, protein MFRQTAEDQRARSSSSLPKWLEIASDERGEMVQDCEVCCRPWRIRVSWTRDHEPQVMVDCGQ, encoded by the coding sequence TTGTTCCGGCAAACGGCCGAGGATCAACGTGCACGAAGTTCAAGTTCACTGCCCAAATGGCTGGAAATCGCATCCGACGAGCGAGGCGAGATGGTTCAGGATTGTGAGGTCTGTTGCCGACCCTGGCGAATCAGAGTCTCGTGGACTCGAGATCATGAGCCTCAAGTCATGGTCGACTGCGGCCAATAG
- a CDS encoding DUF4276 family protein: protein MTRVYVICEGQTEELFVKDVLWMQFFAQGIDLRPCLIGKPGHKGGNFKIERLVADLRSTLRSDANAYCTTFFDFYGLPESFPGKKESYSKGTSADKSACLFSREVALRIVFTCPNCARSVWLLQAQISPRFTD from the coding sequence ATGACACGCGTTTATGTGATCTGCGAGGGCCAGACCGAAGAGCTTTTTGTCAAAGATGTCTTATGGATGCAGTTTTTTGCACAGGGGATCGATCTACGGCCTTGTTTGATTGGGAAACCCGGTCATAAAGGTGGCAATTTCAAGATCGAGCGGCTCGTAGCGGACCTTCGTTCAACGCTTCGTAGTGACGCGAATGCTTATTGTACGACGTTTTTTGACTTTTACGGGCTCCCTGAAAGCTTCCCGGGTAAAAAAGAGTCCTATTCAAAAGGCACAAGCGCGGATAAATCCGCATGTCTTTTTAGCCGTGAAGTCGCCCTGCGAATTGTGTTCACATGTCCAAATTGTGCGCGATCCGTTTGGTTGTTGCAAGCGCAAATCTCCCCCCGCTTTACGGATTAG
- a CDS encoding APC family permease, which yields MSDRSAQYKKGSLSLLGTVAMGTGVMIGAGIFALTGQVAELAGGLFPIAFIVAAIISGFSAYSYIKVSNAYPSAGGIAMILQKAYGKTTVTGAAALLMTLSMIINESLVARTFGTYTLRLFPSDPAGAWVPVLAVGLIVFAFIVNLAGNKAIATVSNISAVLKIGGLLVFAAIALVVSGLSLETSIVPPSGGPSLGSFVGGVALAILAFKGFTTITNAGDEVTEPKKNVGRAIIISLVICLVVYLAVCFAVATSLTLDQLIAAKDYALAQAARPAMGKYGMWFTIGIAMIATASGLLASVFAVSRMLAMLTEMKLIPHSHFGMPGNIQQHTLVYTVVIAAVFAAVFDLSRIASLGAIFYLLMDITIHWGVLRHLHKDVGANRVILGTAIALDIIVLGAFLAVKGSSDPLIVVIGLVSVGIVIALERFYLQRLRTKAEQD from the coding sequence ATGAGCGATCGTTCCGCGCAATACAAAAAGGGTAGTCTCAGCCTGTTGGGCACGGTCGCCATGGGTACCGGCGTGATGATTGGCGCTGGTATCTTCGCGTTGACGGGACAGGTTGCCGAGCTTGCTGGCGGACTGTTTCCCATCGCGTTCATCGTCGCGGCGATCATCAGTGGGTTCAGTGCGTACAGCTATATCAAGGTCTCCAACGCCTATCCGTCGGCGGGTGGTATCGCCATGATCCTCCAGAAAGCTTACGGAAAGACGACGGTGACCGGGGCCGCTGCGCTGCTCATGACGCTCTCAATGATCATCAACGAGAGCCTGGTGGCGCGAACCTTTGGCACGTACACCCTCCGACTCTTTCCATCTGATCCAGCGGGTGCTTGGGTTCCGGTGCTCGCTGTCGGGCTTATCGTGTTTGCGTTCATCGTGAACCTTGCCGGCAATAAGGCCATCGCGACCGTGTCAAACATCAGCGCAGTCCTCAAGATTGGCGGACTTTTGGTGTTCGCAGCGATTGCTCTGGTTGTCTCTGGACTCAGCCTGGAGACAAGTATCGTGCCGCCAAGCGGTGGGCCTTCGCTCGGAAGCTTTGTCGGCGGTGTTGCTCTGGCAATCCTCGCGTTCAAAGGGTTCACGACCATTACCAACGCGGGAGACGAGGTTACGGAGCCGAAGAAAAACGTCGGCCGCGCTATTATTATCTCGTTGGTGATCTGCCTGGTCGTGTACCTGGCCGTCTGCTTTGCTGTGGCGACGAGTCTGACACTCGACCAACTCATTGCGGCAAAAGACTACGCGCTCGCCCAGGCTGCTCGGCCCGCCATGGGTAAATACGGAATGTGGTTCACGATCGGTATTGCGATGATCGCCACGGCCTCGGGCCTTCTGGCAAGCGTTTTCGCAGTGTCGCGCATGCTCGCGATGCTCACCGAGATGAAGCTGATTCCGCACAGTCATTTTGGGATGCCCGGCAACATTCAGCAGCACACGCTGGTCTATACCGTGGTCATTGCCGCTGTCTTCGCGGCAGTGTTTGACCTGTCGCGCATCGCGTCGTTGGGTGCGATTTTCTATTTGCTCATGGACATCACCATCCACTGGGGTGTTCTGCGGCACCTGCACAAGGATGTGGGTGCCAATCGTGTAATTTTGGGCACGGCGATTGCTCTCGATATCATCGTTCTGGGTGCATTCTTGGCCGTAAAAGGCTCTTCCGATCCGCTGATCGTCGTGATCGGCCTGGTGTCGGTCGGTATCGTCATCGCGCTCGAACGGTTTTATCTGCAAAGACTCCGGACCAAAGCCGAGCAGGATTAA
- a CDS encoding heavy metal translocating P-type ATPase — MSTKTETLRIDGMTCASCVGQVEKALSKVEGVDSVVVNLATERADITMSSSVDRQTLIKTIQAAGYSVPAATIDLSVEGMTCASCVGQVERALKEVPGVVEATVNLATERAHVRGFADSDALVAAIAKAGYTARPIDMGAAVDDEAANERKDAERTQLKRDLTIAAVLTLPVFALEMGSHLIPGVHDLIMRTIGMQWNWYIQFVLTTLVLVMPGLRFYRQGIPALFRLVPDMNSLVAVGTLAAYAYSLVATFVPSLLPPGTVNVYYEAAAVIVTLILLGRFLEARAKGRTSEAIQRLVGLQAKTARVQRDGKELEIPIAEVVAGDVILVRPGERIPVDGDVVSGKSYVDESMITGEPVPVSKTVDSKLVGGTVNQKGALSFRATAVGGATVLSQIIRMVEQAQGSKLPIQALVDKVTMRFVPVVMGVAALTFLVWLAVGPDPVLTFALVNAVAVLIIACPCAMGLATPTSIMVGTGRGAELGVLFRKGEALQSLKDAKVVAVDKTGTLTEGRPTLTDLVITEGFERKNVLALIAAVEAKSEHPIARAIVEAAENEVISVPDITDFDSITGFGVKAHVNGELVEIGADRYMRELGLDVEVFAASAERLGNEGKTPLYAAIGGKLAAIVAVADPIKETTPAAIAALHNLGLKVVMITGDNRRTAEAIARQLGIDEVIAEVLPADKVDAVRELKARYGQLAFVGDGINDAPALAEADVGLAVGTGTDIAIEAADVVLMSGSLMGVPTAIALSRATIGNIHQNLFWAFAYNAALIPVAAGVLYPTWEILLSPIFAAGAMALSSIFVLGNALRLRGFQSPVEATPSSNLAKAA, encoded by the coding sequence ATGAGTACGAAAACAGAAACATTACGGATTGATGGAATGACGTGTGCGTCGTGCGTGGGTCAGGTCGAAAAGGCTCTCAGCAAGGTCGAAGGCGTTGATTCAGTCGTCGTCAACCTGGCGACCGAGCGGGCCGATATCACGATGAGCAGCTCCGTTGACCGCCAGACGCTTATCAAAACAATCCAGGCCGCCGGTTATAGCGTGCCTGCTGCTACTATCGATCTTTCGGTCGAGGGGATGACGTGCGCATCGTGCGTGGGTCAGGTCGAGCGTGCGTTGAAGGAGGTTCCGGGAGTTGTCGAAGCCACGGTAAACCTTGCAACCGAGCGCGCTCATGTACGTGGATTCGCCGATTCCGACGCTCTGGTCGCGGCAATCGCGAAGGCCGGTTATACCGCACGGCCGATCGACATGGGGGCGGCCGTCGACGATGAAGCCGCGAATGAGCGCAAGGACGCCGAACGCACGCAACTCAAGCGCGACCTGACGATTGCAGCCGTTCTCACGCTGCCTGTTTTCGCGTTGGAAATGGGTTCACACCTCATTCCGGGCGTGCATGACTTGATCATGCGCACGATTGGCATGCAATGGAATTGGTACATCCAGTTTGTGTTGACGACGCTGGTGCTGGTGATGCCGGGGCTTCGTTTTTACCGACAAGGTATTCCAGCGCTGTTTCGCCTTGTTCCCGATATGAACTCGCTGGTCGCGGTGGGTACGCTTGCCGCCTACGCGTATTCGCTGGTGGCGACGTTCGTGCCGAGTTTGCTGCCGCCGGGCACCGTCAACGTTTATTACGAGGCGGCTGCTGTAATTGTCACACTGATTTTGCTGGGGCGTTTTCTGGAGGCTCGCGCCAAAGGCCGCACTTCGGAGGCGATTCAGCGACTGGTTGGATTGCAGGCAAAAACCGCGCGGGTTCAGCGTGATGGTAAAGAGTTGGAAATTCCAATCGCGGAGGTTGTGGCGGGTGACGTCATTCTGGTTCGGCCAGGTGAGCGGATTCCGGTCGATGGGGATGTTGTAAGCGGCAAGAGTTATGTCGATGAATCCATGATTACGGGCGAGCCGGTTCCGGTTTCAAAGACGGTGGACAGTAAGTTGGTCGGGGGCACGGTTAATCAAAAAGGTGCACTGTCTTTTCGCGCGACGGCGGTGGGTGGTGCAACGGTGCTCTCGCAGATTATCCGCATGGTTGAACAAGCGCAGGGCTCGAAGCTGCCGATCCAGGCGCTGGTCGACAAGGTGACGATGCGTTTCGTGCCGGTTGTGATGGGCGTTGCGGCATTGACGTTTTTGGTCTGGCTGGCCGTCGGTCCGGATCCGGTTCTGACGTTTGCGCTTGTGAATGCCGTGGCTGTTTTGATTATTGCCTGTCCGTGCGCGATGGGTCTGGCGACGCCGACCTCGATTATGGTCGGGACCGGGCGCGGTGCAGAGCTTGGCGTGCTTTTTCGGAAGGGCGAGGCACTGCAATCGCTGAAGGATGCAAAGGTTGTGGCGGTGGATAAGACTGGAACCCTGACCGAGGGCCGCCCGACGTTGACCGACCTCGTAATCACCGAAGGTTTCGAGCGCAAAAACGTGCTGGCCCTGATCGCTGCGGTGGAAGCAAAGTCTGAGCACCCCATCGCGCGCGCCATCGTCGAGGCCGCCGAAAACGAGGTCATTTCGGTTCCCGACATCACGGACTTCGATTCGATCACGGGCTTCGGCGTAAAAGCGCACGTCAACGGTGAGCTGGTTGAGATCGGAGCGGACCGCTACATGCGCGAACTTGGCCTCGATGTGGAGGTTTTCGCGGCAAGCGCCGAGCGTCTTGGGAATGAAGGGAAAACGCCGCTTTATGCTGCGATTGGTGGCAAGTTGGCGGCGATCGTTGCGGTCGCCGATCCGATTAAAGAAACGACGCCGGCTGCGATCGCTGCGCTTCACAATCTTGGACTGAAAGTCGTGATGATCACCGGCGACAACCGCCGCACCGCAGAAGCCATCGCTCGCCAGCTTGGCATCGACGAAGTAATCGCCGAGGTTTTGCCGGCCGACAAGGTGGACGCGGTTCGCGAACTAAAAGCTCGGTATGGACAACTCGCCTTTGTCGGTGACGGTATCAACGACGCACCCGCGCTGGCTGAAGCGGATGTGGGTCTGGCGGTTGGAACGGGGACGGATATTGCTATTGAGGCGGCCGATGTGGTCTTGATGTCCGGAAGTTTGATGGGAGTGCCGACCGCGATTGCGTTGTCGCGCGCGACGATCGGCAACATCCACCAGAATCTGTTCTGGGCCTTTGCCTACAACGCAGCCCTGATTCCGGTCGCGGCCGGCGTGCTTTATCCGACCTGGGAAATCCTCTTGTCGCCAATCTTCGCGGCCGGCGCGATGGCTCTTTCGAGTATCTTTGTACTTGGCAACGCGCTTCGATTGCGTGGATTTCAGTCACCGGTGGAAGCAACTCCGTCGTCCAACTTGGCGAAGGCTGCGTAA
- a CDS encoding type II glyceraldehyde-3-phosphate dehydrogenase: MSNDNKILVGINGYGVIGKRVADAVRLQPDMELVGVSDVISDFRVGMAIQRDIHVFASVADKREAMEEAGIPVAGLLDDLLDQVDVIVDCTPKGIGAKNLQTYRDRGVKAIVQGGESHEATGHSFVAQANYESTLGLDATRVVSCNTTSTVRTLVALDDAGLLRRARGVLIRRATDPWESDHSGIMNTVVPERQIPSHQGPDAQTVVPGLDVVTIAAKASHTQSHQHFWIVDLAREATREEVLEVFRKTPRIATIRADEGVVALNSTIELMKDLGRPRGDMWEVALWEDILTVNGDQAYYTYQVDNQAIVIPETIDAIRALAGTVTDGAESIARTDKALGVQQSFLKH, from the coding sequence ATGAGCAACGACAACAAGATTCTTGTGGGTATCAATGGCTATGGCGTCATCGGGAAGCGTGTTGCCGATGCCGTGCGCTTGCAACCAGATATGGAGCTCGTCGGGGTTAGTGATGTCATCTCGGATTTTCGGGTTGGCATGGCGATCCAGCGTGACATACACGTCTTTGCTTCGGTTGCCGACAAACGTGAGGCGATGGAGGAGGCAGGCATCCCGGTCGCCGGCCTGCTGGACGACCTGCTCGACCAAGTTGACGTCATCGTCGACTGCACGCCCAAGGGCATTGGTGCCAAGAACCTCCAGACTTATCGCGACCGAGGCGTCAAGGCGATTGTCCAGGGCGGTGAGAGTCACGAAGCTACTGGCCACTCGTTTGTCGCACAGGCCAACTATGAGTCGACGTTGGGCCTCGATGCAACACGTGTTGTTTCATGCAACACTACCAGTACCGTGCGCACCCTGGTGGCGCTCGATGACGCCGGCCTTTTACGTCGCGCGCGGGGCGTACTTATTCGGCGGGCGACCGATCCTTGGGAGAGTGATCACAGCGGCATTATGAATACGGTGGTGCCGGAGAGGCAAATTCCGAGTCACCAGGGGCCCGACGCCCAAACAGTAGTTCCCGGTTTAGACGTGGTTACAATCGCCGCCAAAGCGTCGCATACCCAGTCGCACCAACACTTCTGGATCGTTGATCTGGCGCGCGAGGCCACGCGTGAAGAAGTGCTTGAGGTGTTTCGAAAGACACCGCGGATCGCGACCATCCGCGCCGACGAGGGCGTCGTAGCTCTCAACAGCACCATCGAGTTGATGAAAGACCTTGGCCGGCCACGCGGTGATATGTGGGAGGTGGCGCTCTGGGAGGACATTTTGACCGTCAACGGCGACCAGGCGTACTACACTTATCAGGTCGACAATCAGGCGATTGTTATCCCCGAGACCATCGATGCGATTCGCGCTCTAGCTGGCACAGTTACAGACGGTGCCGAATCGATCGCTCGCACCGACAAGGCGCTTGGCGTACAGCAAAGCTTCTTGAAGCACTGA
- a CDS encoding sigma-70 family RNA polymerase sigma factor produces the protein MSNVGSTETVDATLLAHRDKLLGFIRSKVSDPQAAEDILHDSLLKAMGSLSQLDDEEKLVSWFYQLVRNAIIDRYRRQQTEEKYLDKYALEAPNFDASEEKATVCACFREMIPGLKDEYREMIESVELGEADPKQVAAELGITANNLKVRRHRARQKLKEQLVETCGECAARGCVDCTCQA, from the coding sequence ATGTCAAACGTAGGCTCTACCGAAACAGTCGATGCAACACTGCTAGCGCATCGTGACAAGTTGTTGGGCTTTATTCGCTCGAAGGTTTCTGACCCGCAGGCGGCCGAAGATATCCTGCATGATAGTCTGCTCAAGGCGATGGGTTCGCTGTCGCAACTCGACGATGAAGAGAAGCTGGTTTCGTGGTTTTACCAGCTTGTGCGCAACGCTATCATCGATCGGTATCGGCGTCAGCAGACCGAGGAGAAATACCTGGATAAGTACGCCCTTGAGGCGCCGAATTTTGATGCATCGGAGGAGAAGGCCACCGTCTGTGCGTGCTTTCGAGAGATGATTCCGGGGCTCAAAGACGAGTATCGGGAGATGATCGAGTCGGTGGAGTTGGGCGAGGCGGATCCTAAGCAGGTTGCTGCGGAGCTGGGTATTACAGCTAATAATCTGAAGGTGCGTCGCCATCGTGCGCGTCAAAAGCTCAAGGAACAACTTGTAGAAACGTGCGGTGAATGTGCCGCGCGCGGATGTGTTGATTGTACCTGCCAGGCGTAG
- a CDS encoding ABC1 kinase family protein has protein sequence MFRPPRGTTRRTRQVVSILIEEGLYTTMARMRVSSCASLRCRAHCTWQRWTGRSSSSRPWPEAVKQSFIRLGPTFVKIGQILSVRSDLIPAELAEAIRSLQSEVPAAPFDEVRAVIESEVGKPLADAFTSFESEPIGAGSLAMVYRAELEDGTVVAVKVKRPGIEAGVREDLEILDWLAEQLERHVRESRPFRPFAIVEELKRYTLLELDFRNEAAVTAEVAEAFAERLDVVIPGIYHASQDLIIMDFIESLGIDDVEALAEHNIDGRALMRAGVEVVLAQMLEFGVFHGDPHPGNVRVTPTGRLVMLDFGIFGRLDEQLRRGCALMLWTLSRGDVQLTSFFLLRMATLEPDADVPGYRRAIEQRYRKWRGASLKEYSIAQLVYEEFSIGGQYGANLPAELLLLGKALVTIEGTAMALYPDMDLSEEIEPYLSQLRHKLFSVEHIREQVTRSLPMWWEVLERLPLAMAELVEQRITLPSSKALEVRESHASTRPLASIIGPAVLVLGGSYILGQRVGPMWQEVSVVGGVLVLLGLFIWLWAAIRGDLRR, from the coding sequence ATGTTCCGTCCACCGCGAGGAACCACTCGACGTACCAGGCAGGTGGTCTCGATCCTGATAGAGGAGGGGCTTTATACAACGATGGCGCGTATGCGGGTGTCAAGTTGTGCATCGCTTCGGTGTCGCGCACATTGCACCTGGCAGCGGTGGACGGGGCGCTCATCGTCGTCGCGCCCGTGGCCCGAGGCGGTCAAGCAGTCGTTCATTCGGCTTGGCCCAACGTTCGTCAAGATCGGCCAGATTCTGTCTGTACGTTCTGATCTCATCCCTGCGGAACTTGCAGAGGCTATACGTAGCCTGCAAAGTGAGGTGCCGGCCGCTCCGTTCGATGAGGTGCGGGCGGTGATCGAGTCCGAAGTCGGTAAACCGCTGGCCGATGCGTTCACAAGTTTTGAGTCCGAGCCCATCGGAGCAGGCTCGCTTGCGATGGTCTACCGTGCGGAGCTGGAGGACGGCACCGTTGTGGCGGTTAAGGTCAAGCGGCCTGGAATCGAAGCAGGGGTGCGCGAGGATCTTGAAATTTTGGACTGGCTCGCTGAGCAGCTCGAGCGTCATGTGCGGGAGAGTCGACCTTTTCGGCCTTTTGCGATCGTCGAGGAGTTGAAGCGGTACACGCTGCTAGAACTCGATTTTCGCAACGAGGCGGCAGTGACGGCTGAGGTGGCCGAGGCGTTTGCGGAGCGTTTGGATGTTGTGATTCCCGGGATTTACCATGCGTCGCAAGATTTGATCATCATGGATTTCATCGAGAGTTTAGGAATTGACGATGTCGAAGCACTCGCTGAACACAACATCGACGGCCGAGCGTTGATGCGTGCCGGGGTCGAAGTTGTGCTGGCACAGATGCTTGAATTCGGTGTTTTTCACGGCGATCCGCATCCGGGCAACGTGCGTGTGACGCCGACGGGAAGACTGGTCATGCTCGATTTTGGAATCTTCGGCCGGCTTGATGAGCAGCTTCGGCGAGGATGTGCGTTGATGTTGTGGACGCTGAGCCGTGGAGACGTGCAACTGACGTCTTTTTTCTTGTTGCGCATGGCCACGCTTGAACCGGACGCGGACGTGCCGGGGTATCGTCGCGCGATCGAACAGCGCTATCGCAAGTGGCGTGGGGCGTCGCTCAAAGAGTACAGCATTGCCCAGTTGGTCTACGAAGAATTTTCGATCGGGGGGCAATACGGCGCGAATCTTCCGGCTGAACTACTCTTGCTCGGCAAGGCGCTGGTCACCATCGAAGGGACGGCAATGGCGTTGTATCCGGATATGGATCTTTCCGAAGAAATCGAACCGTATTTGAGTCAGCTTCGACATAAATTGTTCAGCGTGGAGCACATTCGGGAACAGGTAACGCGCTCATTGCCCATGTGGTGGGAGGTGCTCGAGCGTCTACCGTTAGCGATGGCCGAGCTGGTTGAGCAGCGTATAACGCTCCCCAGTTCGAAGGCGCTTGAGGTGCGTGAATCACATGCTTCAACGCGTCCGCTGGCTTCGATCATCGGGCCTGCTGTGCTTGTGCTGGGTGGAAGTTACATCCTCGGGCAGCGCGTCGGGCCGATGTGGCAAGAAGTTTCTGTAGTGGGAGGAGTGTTGGTTTTGCTGGGGCTTTTTATATGGCTATGGGCGGCCATACGAGGCGATTTGAGAAGGTGA